The genomic region CTGGCCACGATCGCGAACCGTGTCGCGATGCCGTACCCCATCGTTCTCGTGCTCGGGGGCCTCGCGCTCAGCTTCGTGCCCCGGGCTCCAATCGTGCCGCTCCGGCCAGACCTCGTCTTTTTGATCTTCCTGCCGCCGATCCTGTGGGCGGCGGCCTACTTCAC from Candidatus Methylomirabilota bacterium harbors:
- a CDS encoding Na+/H+ antiporter, whose protein sequence is MAGLHQLETVVLLLIAVLVLATIANRVAMPYPIVLVLGGLALSFVPRAPIVPLRPDLVFLIFLPPILWAAAYFT